One genomic window of Psychrobacter cibarius includes the following:
- a CDS encoding glucose 1-dehydrogenase produces the protein MARLQNKVIIITGAAQGMGETHARLCMQEGAKVVLTDINSDKGDALAKELGADALFIKHDVTNEDDWAQVAKETQEKFGRIDVLVNNAGITTHKSILDTSVEAYRKILEINQVSVFLGMKAVIPTMKAAKQGSIINISSINGLVGGAIGYTDSKFAVRGMTKAAALECAPHGIRVNSIHPGVIATPMIMQGDTKDAVEAFAKTIPMRRVAQPEEVSGMVLFLASDDSSYSTGSEFVVDGGLTAQ, from the coding sequence ATGGCGCGTTTACAGAATAAAGTTATTATTATCACAGGTGCCGCCCAAGGCATGGGCGAGACTCATGCACGTTTGTGTATGCAAGAAGGCGCTAAAGTCGTCTTGACCGATATTAATTCTGATAAAGGCGACGCATTAGCAAAAGAGCTTGGCGCTGATGCGTTATTTATCAAACATGACGTCACCAATGAAGATGATTGGGCGCAAGTCGCTAAAGAAACACAGGAAAAATTTGGTCGAATTGATGTACTGGTTAATAATGCAGGTATCACTACGCACAAATCTATTTTAGATACGTCAGTAGAAGCGTATCGCAAGATTCTAGAGATTAATCAGGTGTCGGTCTTTTTAGGCATGAAAGCAGTCATTCCAACGATGAAAGCCGCCAAACAAGGTTCTATTATCAATATCTCATCAATTAATGGCTTGGTTGGCGGCGCTATCGGCTATACCGATTCTAAGTTTGCGGTACGCGGTATGACCAAAGCGGCAGCATTAGAGTGTGCCCCTCATGGCATTCGCGTGAACTCCATTCATCCAGGCGTCATCGCCACACCGATGATTATGCAAGGCGATACCAAAGATGCGGTTGAAGCATTTGCTAAAACTATTCCGATGAGACGTGTTGCTCAGCCCGAAGAAGTCAGCGGCATGGTGCTATTTTTAGCGTCAGATGACTCAAGCTACTCGACGGGTTCAGAGTTTGTCGTTGATGGTGGTTTGACGGCACAGTAG
- the folB gene encoding dihydroneopterin aldolase: MFHTESDVIFVKGLTVEAVIGVYAWERAITQPLLIDIALETDISRAAISDDVNDALNYKAVCDDVSAWCQAIKAQLLEHLAGQIADKLLAKYSCHKITLSIAKPTAIKQADAVGVQITRYATAIEDKPVVSKDDDA; the protein is encoded by the coding sequence ATGTTTCATACCGAATCTGATGTAATATTCGTTAAAGGCTTGACAGTAGAAGCAGTCATCGGTGTTTACGCGTGGGAGCGCGCAATCACGCAACCGCTGCTGATTGATATAGCACTTGAAACAGATATCAGCCGTGCGGCTATCTCAGATGATGTCAATGATGCGCTGAATTATAAAGCGGTTTGCGATGATGTGAGCGCGTGGTGCCAAGCCATTAAAGCGCAGTTGCTAGAGCATTTAGCGGGGCAAATCGCTGATAAGTTGCTTGCCAAATATAGCTGTCATAAAATCACTTTAAGCATTGCTAAGCCCACTGCTATCAAGCAGGCCGATGCGGTTGGGGTACAGATCACGCGTTATGCAACGGCCATTGAAGATAAGCCAGTTGTAAGCAAGGACGATGATGCATAA
- the rarD gene encoding EamA family transporter RarD: MTTQNVIKKPVTPIKTTRRGIITALIAFFIWGGFPLYFKQLAAYDATEIIGHRIIWTFACLLIVLVVTKRWQWIDTLKKNPRWIAFSFISGLIIATNWLTYVWAVNHDRILEASLGYFIGPLVGVALSMILFKERLRTLQWVAIGFALLSVVIQVVMIGSLPWISLILAFSFSTYGTIQRQTPLTAVDAMFVETTMLVPICLWWFWQADVVSSQLSFWFSPNIWLLMIAGPITLIPLLLFNKSTKLVAYSILSFMNYLTPTFIFFLAVFYYNEPFDLQRLAVFGLIWFGLLLFSIDLWRHRPSKALKAARLCEEALQKTN; encoded by the coding sequence ATGACCACCCAAAACGTCATCAAAAAACCAGTTACGCCCATTAAAACAACCAGACGTGGCATCATCACCGCTCTCATTGCCTTTTTTATCTGGGGTGGGTTTCCATTATATTTTAAACAATTGGCCGCCTACGATGCGACCGAGATTATCGGTCACCGTATTATTTGGACGTTTGCTTGCTTGCTTATTGTGTTGGTAGTCACCAAGCGCTGGCAGTGGATCGATACCTTAAAGAAAAACCCGAGATGGATCGCGTTCTCATTTATATCGGGTTTGATTATTGCCACCAACTGGCTCACTTATGTATGGGCCGTCAATCACGACCGTATTCTCGAAGCCAGTTTGGGGTATTTTATCGGACCATTGGTGGGCGTTGCGCTATCGATGATTTTATTCAAAGAGCGCTTACGTACGCTGCAATGGGTTGCCATCGGTTTCGCCTTATTATCCGTGGTCATTCAAGTAGTTATGATTGGTAGCTTGCCATGGATATCACTGATTTTAGCCTTTAGTTTTAGTACTTATGGCACCATTCAACGGCAGACGCCTTTGACAGCTGTCGATGCCATGTTTGTCGAAACAACGATGTTGGTGCCGATTTGCTTATGGTGGTTCTGGCAAGCAGATGTGGTCAGTAGTCAATTGAGTTTTTGGTTTAGTCCGAATATTTGGCTACTAATGATTGCAGGGCCGATTACCTTGATACCGCTGTTATTGTTCAATAAATCTACCAAGCTCGTTGCTTATAGCATTTTAAGTTTTATGAATTATCTGACGCCGACCTTTATTTTCTTTTTAGCGGTGTTCTATTATAACGAGCCATTTGATTTACAGCGTCTTGCAGTGTTTGGTCTGATTTGGTTTGGTCTGTTATTATTCAGCATTGACTTATGGCGTCATCGCCCTAGTAAAGCGCTAAAAGCTGCGCGTTTATGTGAAGAGGCATTGCAGAAAACCAATTAA
- a CDS encoding 2-amino-4-hydroxy-6-hydroxymethyldihydropteridine diphosphokinase translates to MHNMHKNLADLSLETLKKQTPEQLQTQSVTAVLLALGSNYQAEHYLPLVRKDLAALGGIQLSTAFENPDFTSTEAQPKPDYTNQCVYLRLVEPMTLQQLQQVFKDLEGDCHRQRLTEAQTPIKKVTMDIDILLIETLLIEVVSDENSLSKNKDFEKSNWIVMADRYPFKAHERAGVEELIKGHFLKG, encoded by the coding sequence ATGCATAATATGCATAAAAATTTGGCTGATTTGAGTCTTGAAACGCTAAAAAAGCAGACGCCTGAACAGTTGCAAACACAATCTGTGACGGCAGTATTATTGGCTTTAGGCAGTAATTATCAAGCTGAACATTATCTGCCGCTTGTCCGAAAGGATCTAGCGGCGCTAGGGGGAATACAGTTATCTACTGCATTTGAAAATCCTGACTTTACATCGACCGAAGCGCAACCAAAGCCCGATTATACCAATCAGTGCGTTTATTTGCGCTTAGTAGAGCCCATGACACTGCAACAGTTACAGCAGGTTTTTAAAGATCTTGAAGGTGACTGTCATAGGCAGCGTCTAACAGAAGCTCAGACGCCAATAAAAAAAGTTACGATGGATATCGATATTCTATTGATAGAAACGCTATTAATAGAAGTTGTTTCTGATGAAAATAGCCTAAGCAAAAATAAGGATTTTGAAAAGTCTAATTGGATTGTAATGGCAGACCGTTACCCATTCAAAGCGCATGAAAGAGCAGGGGTAGAGGAGTTGATTAAAGGTCATTTTTTAAAAGGTTAA